In the Populus trichocarpa isolate Nisqually-1 chromosome 1, P.trichocarpa_v4.1, whole genome shotgun sequence genome, one interval contains:
- the LOC7487064 gene encoding 60S ribosomal protein L7-1 yields MAEAEPQALTYVPEVILKKRKHKEESIALTRKTQLELGQNGGKKRRMDDIKRPEQFVREFRDKELDLIRMKQRTKRAKSALSIPNSKLLFVIRVHGKNDMHPKTRNILYKLRLTRIFHGVFLKATQGVLELLQKVEPYVTYGYPNLKNVSDLIYKKGYGKIDNKRVPLIDNNIIEQALGKHGIVCLEDIVHEVANAGPHFKEIISFLGSFSLNKPKEGLLGKKALYIDGGDTGNRENQINDLINKMN; encoded by the exons ATGGCAGAAGCGGAGCCGCAGGCATTGACGTATGTACCGGAGGTGATATTGAAGAAAAGGAAGCATAAGGAAGAATCAATTGCTCTTACGAGGAAAACCCAGTTGGAGTTGGGGCAAAATGGAGGGAAGAAGAGGAGAATGGACGATATCAAAAGGCCCGAACAGTTTGTCAGGGAGTTTAGGGACAAG GAATTGGATCTCATCCGTATGAAACAGAGGACCAAGAGAGCAAAATCAGCATTATCTATACCAAATTCGAAGCTCCTATTTGTCATTCGCGTACATGG AAAAAATGACATGCATCCAAAAACTAGGAACATCTTATACAAACTGAGATTGACAAGAATCTTTCACGGTGTCTTCTTGAAGGCAACCCAAGGGGTATTAGAATTGCTGCAAAAGGTGGAGCCATATGTTACATACGG atATCCAAATTTGAAGAATGTGAGTGATCTGATTTACAAGAAGGGCTATGGAAAGATAGACAACAAAAGAGTTcctttaattgataataatattattgaacaG GCATTAGGGAAGCATGGCATTGTATGTCTAGAAGATATTGTACATGAAGTTGCCAATGCTGGTCCACATTTCAAGGAGATCATTAGTTTTTTGGGGTCATTTTCACTCAACAAGCCGAAAGAAGGATTGCTGGGGAAGAAGGCATTATACATAGATGGGGGAGACACTGGGAATCGTGAGAATCAGATTAATGACTTAATCAATAAGATGAACTAA